One segment of Bacteroidales bacterium DNA contains the following:
- a CDS encoding type II toxin-antitoxin system RelE/ParE family toxin: MKELDASFLWYEERREGLGDRFISIIDKAFHLIELSPERLPLKAKSFREFVVDKFPYVIDYEYIEEEQKIIELHVFDTKRNPRFKFRRH; this comes from the coding sequence ATAAAGGAACTTGATGCATCATTTCTATGGTATGAAGAACGAAGAGAAGGATTAGGTGATCGATTCATCAGTATTATTGATAAGGCTTTTCATCTGATTGAACTTTCCCCTGAAAGACTTCCCTTAAAAGCTAAATCCTTCAGAGAGTTTGTGGTTGATAAATTTCCTTACGTCATCGATTATGAATACATCGAAGAGGAGCAAAAAATTATCGAATTACATGTGTTCGACACAAAACGAAACCCAAGATTCAAATTCCGCCGTCATTAA
- a CDS encoding endonuclease/exonuclease/phosphatase family protein codes for MKISFRLSVMVVLFLTSLTLKAQDEARYRVGCIAFYNIENLFDTIKQPEVNDIEFTPQGINNWNSKKYYEKLEKLSEVISKIGTEMTPDGPAILGVSEIENRSVLIDLAAQPAISSRNYQVVHYDGPDLRGVDCALFYSPKYFTETNSQSRRLRIEGNDEFLTRDQLVVSGLFDGEMMHFIVNHWPSRRGGQKRSEPMRIAAAELTKSIVDSLLAIDPNAKVIVMGDLNDDPIDKSVKKVLNSTDNPEKISDGMMFNPMERLYRQGIGSLAYRDSWNLFDQMIMTPALVGGDKSTYKFYRAGVFNKPWMVQKEGAFKGYPWRSFAGGSYLGGYSDHFPVYLFLLREEK; via the coding sequence ATGAAAATTTCATTTCGTTTATCAGTAATGGTCGTTCTTTTCCTTACCAGCCTGACTTTAAAAGCCCAGGATGAAGCCAGGTACAGAGTTGGCTGCATCGCCTTCTACAACATCGAAAACCTGTTTGATACGATCAAGCAGCCAGAGGTGAATGACATTGAATTTACTCCACAGGGTATCAACAACTGGAACTCAAAGAAATATTACGAGAAACTTGAAAAGCTTTCAGAAGTGATTTCCAAAATCGGCACTGAAATGACGCCCGATGGCCCTGCAATTTTAGGAGTTAGCGAAATTGAGAACCGCAGTGTGCTGATTGACCTGGCTGCACAACCCGCCATTAGCAGCCGGAATTACCAGGTGGTGCATTACGACGGGCCGGATCTGCGAGGCGTGGATTGCGCACTGTTCTACAGTCCGAAATATTTTACCGAAACCAATTCCCAATCCAGACGATTGAGGATTGAAGGAAATGATGAGTTCCTGACGCGCGATCAACTGGTTGTTTCCGGTTTATTCGACGGCGAAATGATGCACTTCATCGTCAACCACTGGCCATCGCGCAGGGGAGGACAAAAGCGCAGCGAACCCATGCGGATTGCCGCTGCCGAACTCACGAAATCCATAGTGGACTCTCTCCTGGCCATTGACCCCAACGCCAAGGTAATTGTGATGGGCGACCTGAACGATGATCCGATAGATAAATCGGTAAAAAAAGTACTCAACTCAACTGATAACCCGGAGAAGATCAGCGATGGAATGATGTTCAACCCCATGGAAAGACTCTACCGCCAGGGAATAGGGAGCCTGGCCTACCGCGACTCATGGAACCTCTTCGACCAGATGATCATGACTCCGGCACTGGTCGGTGGCGACAAAAGCACCTACAAATTTTACCGTGCCGGCGTTTTCAACAAACCCTGGATGGTGCAAAAAGAAGGCGCTTTCAAAGGCTACCCCTGGCGCTCCTTCGCCGGCGGCAGCTACCTCGGCGGCTACAGCGACCACTTCCCCGTGTACCTGTTTTTGCTTAGGGAGGAGAAGTAG